A stretch of the Teretinema zuelzerae genome encodes the following:
- the uppS gene encoding polyprenyl diphosphate synthase → MTQHSSRNCANLPAHVGIIMDGNGRWAQRQGLARTQGHKRGLEVAKAIVKKAANLGIPYITLYAFSTENWKRAAEEVGFLMSLISVHLKAELNFYRQNGIRVRHLGDISGLPADIASEINAVVQETSSYTGTTVSLAINYGGRDEILRAVKKIPIEKIPMLDEAAFSEYFDAPELPPMDLLIRTGGEQRISNFLLWQSAYAELYFSEDLWPDWTETHLEQAVDFYTTRDRRFGTVK, encoded by the coding sequence ATGACACAGCACTCTTCGCGCAATTGCGCCAACTTGCCGGCGCACGTCGGCATCATTATGGACGGAAACGGCAGGTGGGCGCAACGTCAGGGATTAGCCAGAACGCAGGGGCATAAACGGGGCCTTGAGGTAGCGAAGGCGATCGTCAAGAAAGCCGCTAATCTCGGGATACCGTACATCACTCTCTACGCTTTTTCTACGGAAAACTGGAAACGGGCAGCCGAAGAGGTAGGGTTTCTTATGTCTCTCATTTCAGTGCATCTTAAGGCTGAGCTGAATTTTTATCGACAAAACGGCATTCGCGTACGGCACCTTGGGGATATTTCCGGTCTGCCCGCCGATATCGCTTCTGAAATTAATGCTGTAGTTCAGGAGACCTCTTCTTATACAGGTACAACCGTCAGTCTCGCTATAAATTACGGCGGACGTGACGAAATACTCCGGGCGGTAAAAAAAATACCAATTGAAAAAATACCAATGCTCGACGAAGCGGCATTCAGCGAATATTTCGATGCGCCGGAGCTTCCGCCCATGGATCTTCTCATCCGAACAGGCGGCGAACAACGAATCAGCAATTTCCTTTTATGGCAATCTGCGTATGCAGAATTATATTTTTCTGAAGATCTTTGGCCTGATTGGACTGAAACCCACCTTGAACAGGCCGTGGATTTTTACACAACTCGAGACAGAAGATTCGGAACAGTAAAATGA
- the frr gene encoding ribosome recycling factor: MSEHTAPHVERMKKSISALKDELNTIRTGRASASLFDKVRVDYYGDKAPLSQVATISIPEARLVVIQPWDKNLIGEIEKAIQKSELGLNPSNDGKVIRIAIPPLTEERRKDLAKQAKATAEQSRVAIRNIRRDGNDELKKLQKEGLLTEDGLKTTEEELQKTTDKFIQDINKILEDKEKEIMEG, translated from the coding sequence ATGTCCGAACATACCGCGCCTCATGTGGAACGGATGAAAAAATCCATTTCCGCGTTGAAAGATGAACTGAATACTATCCGCACAGGACGCGCCTCGGCCAGCCTTTTTGATAAGGTTCGCGTCGATTACTACGGCGACAAAGCCCCTCTTTCCCAGGTTGCGACGATTTCAATTCCCGAAGCGCGCCTGGTTGTAATTCAGCCCTGGGATAAAAACCTAATCGGCGAAATAGAAAAAGCCATACAAAAATCGGAACTTGGACTTAATCCCTCGAACGACGGCAAGGTTATCCGCATAGCGATACCCCCGCTCACGGAAGAACGACGCAAGGATCTTGCGAAACAGGCAAAAGCCACCGCAGAACAAAGCCGGGTCGCGATCAGGAACATCCGAAGAGACGGAAACGACGAGCTAAAGAAACTCCAAAAAGAAGGACTCTTAACCGAAGACGGTTTAAAAACCACTGAAGAGGAACTTCAAAAAACAACAGATAAATTCATCCAGGATATCAATAAGATTCTGGAAGATAAAGAAAAAGAAATAATGGAAGGCTGA
- the tsf gene encoding translation elongation factor Ts codes for MEIKASDVKALRDKTSAGMMECKNALAACNGDAAAAEKLLKEKGLAAVEKRAGRATSEGLILIKTDGKKAVMAELTCETDFVAKNEDFVALGDNVITTAFAKNATEVTPDLSAMVLDMATKVRENMALNRLVSLSAGADEYIAKYIHSDKKTGVLIMMKSDKAGVFENASVQEFAYDCCLHVAAFTPMYTTSAEVDPKYIEEQTEIFKAQAKESGKPENVQAGIVQGKLKKHLAEICFLDQPFVKDDKLSVSKKMDEVGASVGAKITLSKMVLFQLGVN; via the coding sequence ATGGAAATTAAAGCATCCGACGTTAAAGCGCTTCGCGATAAAACCAGCGCAGGCATGATGGAGTGCAAGAACGCGCTTGCGGCCTGCAACGGCGACGCCGCAGCAGCCGAGAAGCTTCTCAAGGAGAAGGGTCTTGCGGCTGTAGAAAAAAGAGCAGGCAGAGCTACCTCAGAAGGTCTTATCCTCATCAAGACCGACGGAAAGAAGGCCGTTATGGCCGAGCTTACCTGCGAGACGGACTTCGTCGCAAAAAATGAAGATTTCGTAGCGCTCGGCGACAATGTAATCACTACCGCGTTCGCGAAGAATGCCACGGAAGTAACTCCCGATCTGTCCGCTATGGTTCTTGACATGGCGACCAAGGTTCGAGAGAACATGGCTCTCAACCGCCTGGTTTCATTGTCGGCTGGAGCCGATGAATACATCGCCAAGTATATCCACTCAGACAAAAAGACCGGCGTTCTGATCATGATGAAATCCGATAAAGCGGGCGTGTTCGAAAACGCTTCCGTTCAGGAATTCGCGTACGACTGCTGTCTTCATGTCGCCGCTTTCACCCCGATGTATACGACCTCTGCTGAAGTCGATCCCAAATACATCGAGGAACAGACCGAGATTTTCAAAGCTCAGGCTAAAGAATCCGGCAAGCCTGAAAACGTCCAGGCAGGAATCGTGCAAGGAAAGCTGAAAAAGCATCTTGCTGAAATCTGCTTCCTGGATCAGCCGTTCGTTAAGGACGACAAGCTGTCTGTATCAAAGAAAATGGATGAGGTCGGCGCTTCAGTAGGAGCAAAAATCACCCTCTCGAAGATGGTGCTTTTCCAGCTCGGAGTCAACTGA
- the rpsB gene encoding 30S ribosomal protein S2 — translation MAVVTMKSLLESGVHFGHQVKRWDPRMKKYIFAERNGIHIIDLQKTILSIKEAYEAVRKTTAAGKTVLFVGTKKQAQQTIAKEAERCGMFFVNNRWLGGMLTNFTTIKKSLLRLKKIEKMEIDGTFESLTKKEIAALQKEKAKLEKNLGGIKEMKELPGIIFVIDTRKETIAVAEARRMGIPIVAVVDTNCNPEGIDYPIPGNDDAIRAISLFTQIIANAVIEADNENGLKIIENLQDDDEEFSESGSASVEKDEEIEDYSNYTPTDKVAADSGEETPELVDEDKLYDK, via the coding sequence ATGGCAGTTGTAACCATGAAGAGTTTGCTTGAATCCGGTGTGCATTTCGGCCACCAGGTAAAGCGCTGGGATCCCCGTATGAAGAAGTATATCTTCGCAGAACGCAACGGGATTCATATCATCGACCTGCAGAAAACCATTCTTTCCATCAAGGAAGCCTACGAAGCTGTTCGCAAAACAACAGCCGCGGGAAAAACCGTCCTCTTCGTCGGAACGAAGAAACAAGCGCAGCAGACCATCGCTAAAGAAGCTGAACGCTGCGGAATGTTCTTCGTCAATAACCGCTGGCTCGGCGGTATGCTCACGAACTTCACAACCATCAAAAAAAGCCTTCTTCGCCTGAAGAAGATTGAAAAGATGGAAATCGACGGAACATTCGAAAGCCTCACAAAAAAAGAAATCGCCGCTCTCCAGAAGGAAAAGGCGAAGCTTGAGAAGAACCTCGGCGGAATCAAGGAAATGAAAGAGCTTCCCGGAATCATCTTCGTGATCGATACCCGCAAGGAAACGATCGCCGTCGCCGAAGCTCGCAGAATGGGCATCCCGATCGTCGCTGTCGTCGATACCAACTGCAATCCCGAGGGAATCGATTACCCGATCCCCGGCAACGACGATGCTATCCGCGCCATTTCTTTGTTTACCCAGATCATTGCGAATGCTGTTATCGAAGCCGACAACGAGAACGGACTTAAAATCATCGAAAACCTTCAGGACGACGATGAGGAATTCTCCGAATCAGGCAGCGCATCCGTCGAAAAAGACGAAGAAATCGAAGACTACAGCAACTACACTCCTACCGATAAAGTTGCCGCTGATTCTGGCGAAGAAACTCCGGAACTCGTTGACGAAGACAAACTTTACGACAAATAA
- a CDS encoding Maf family protein, whose product MEPIVLASTSPRRQEILKNLAIPFTVMSPSYEEPFFPELSPIETAELHSMKKVESVIRMDLKISAPWVLGADTLICLENRIFGKPADRDEAANMLASFSGKTHEVITGLSLYDATTQYISTTHSVSKVTFMEMDASTIEKYLDTGEWQGVAGAYRIQGLASCLITRIEGSWSGIVGLPIHELYAILREHGYSFTI is encoded by the coding sequence ATGGAACCCATAGTTCTCGCTTCTACATCGCCCAGACGCCAGGAAATACTGAAGAATCTTGCAATTCCCTTCACGGTAATGAGTCCGTCCTACGAAGAACCTTTTTTCCCGGAACTGTCGCCCATTGAAACGGCTGAACTTCATTCAATGAAAAAGGTTGAATCGGTCATTCGCATGGACCTAAAAATCAGCGCTCCCTGGGTTTTAGGCGCCGATACCCTCATTTGTCTTGAAAACAGAATTTTCGGAAAACCTGCCGATAGAGACGAAGCGGCGAATATGCTCGCGAGCTTTTCCGGAAAAACGCATGAAGTCATCACAGGATTGAGCTTGTACGACGCGACTACCCAGTATATTTCGACGACTCATTCTGTAAGCAAAGTGACATTTATGGAGATGGACGCGAGTACGATCGAAAAATACCTCGATACCGGAGAATGGCAGGGAGTAGCGGGAGCCTACCGCATCCAGGGCCTCGCATCCTGTCTCATTACGCGTATCGAGGGTTCATGGAGCGGCATCGTAGGCTTGCCAATCCATGAGTTATATGCAATACTGCGCGAGCATGGGTATTCATTTACTATTTAA
- a CDS encoding HEAT repeat domain-containing protein: MRMKPLLALGTICLIAAAGVNAQQQTDSIMTVEEAYLNSVEGVIIKELATAEGRDNKQVALQYIESAIEAGRTTEDIQAALNSLAAEGINTIVRENGRTMNSYPDIRAKACELLGKMGTTQAKDTLVAVMYADNEPMVITSAVKSLGELGFNDNDEVVDMIVWITRKFDIILPTSSLALEVLNTYEKLAPNVSNKAPMVESIVRIANNYNYVTPVRNRAYEVLKSVSGSGNNKNGNKSSSQKDTAGK; this comes from the coding sequence ATGCGCATGAAACCGTTATTAGCCCTGGGAACAATCTGCCTGATCGCAGCCGCGGGCGTTAATGCACAACAGCAGACTGATTCCATCATGACGGTTGAAGAGGCATACCTCAATTCCGTAGAGGGAGTCATCATTAAAGAACTCGCTACCGCAGAAGGAAGAGACAACAAACAGGTTGCCCTTCAGTATATAGAAAGCGCCATCGAGGCCGGAAGAACCACCGAGGATATTCAGGCGGCTCTCAATTCTCTCGCAGCAGAAGGAATCAACACCATCGTTCGGGAAAACGGCAGAACGATGAACAGCTATCCCGATATCAGGGCCAAGGCATGCGAACTCCTGGGAAAGATGGGCACCACTCAGGCAAAAGACACTCTGGTGGCCGTCATGTACGCCGACAACGAGCCGATGGTTATCACCTCCGCAGTGAAATCCCTGGGCGAATTGGGATTCAACGATAACGACGAAGTCGTGGATATGATCGTCTGGATCACCCGCAAGTTCGATATTATTCTCCCTACCAGCTCGCTCGCCCTTGAAGTTTTGAACACGTACGAAAAGCTTGCTCCGAACGTATCGAACAAAGCCCCGATGGTTGAATCTATTGTACGGATTGCGAATAACTATAATTATGTGACGCCCGTTCGAAACAGAGCATACGAAGTATTAAAGAGCGTAAGCGGAAGCGGAAACAACAAAAACGGAAACAAGTCTTCCAGCCAGAAAGATACAGCGGGAAAGTGA
- the coaD gene encoding pantetheine-phosphate adenylyltransferase, whose product MVKAVFPGSFDPPTWGHLNVIERARKIFSEIHVVVAVNSDKKYLFTEDERVSLMKELVKPWDNVHVRSWNRLIVNYAEAIDARVLIRGVRNLADFSYEFDLAMMNQGLSPDIETVFLATDPKYFVLRSSAIKELASFGGDVSTMVPDLVKEQLEKKFKIPFLSTKIEKM is encoded by the coding sequence ATGGTTAAAGCAGTGTTTCCAGGTTCGTTCGATCCTCCTACATGGGGGCATCTTAATGTAATCGAGCGAGCAAGAAAGATTTTTAGCGAAATTCATGTAGTCGTGGCGGTTAATAGCGATAAAAAGTATTTATTCACTGAGGATGAACGGGTTTCTTTAATGAAAGAACTTGTGAAACCCTGGGATAACGTGCATGTGCGCTCATGGAACCGGCTGATCGTGAATTACGCCGAGGCGATAGACGCGCGGGTATTGATTCGGGGAGTCAGAAATCTTGCCGACTTTTCGTATGAATTCGATCTGGCGATGATGAACCAAGGTTTATCCCCCGACATTGAAACAGTTTTTCTTGCTACGGATCCGAAGTACTTCGTATTGCGATCAAGCGCCATTAAGGAATTAGCTTCTTTCGGGGGAGATGTTTCGACAATGGTTCCCGATCTTGTGAAGGAACAATTGGAAAAAAAGTTCAAGATTCCGTTTCTTTCGACAAAAATCGAAAAAATGTAA
- the rpmF gene encoding 50S ribosomal protein L32, producing the protein MAVPRAKTSKARTRRRQGINMRLSAPTLVECGNCGNLILTHRVCPKCGFYRGRQFIMPENNG; encoded by the coding sequence ATGGCAGTTCCCAGAGCGAAAACTTCAAAAGCCCGTACCCGCAGAAGACAAGGAATCAATATGCGCTTGAGCGCGCCGACCCTTGTAGAATGCGGAAATTGCGGCAACTTGATTCTTACTCACCGTGTGTGTCCGAAATGCGGATTCTATCGCGGTAGACAGTTTATCATGCCCGAAAACAACGGTTGA
- the acpP gene encoding acyl carrier protein — translation MDELFVKIQKLIADKLEIDESKITIDASFRQDLGADSLDTYELVYAIEEEMGISIPDEKANEFETVRDAYDFIKSQSK, via the coding sequence ATGGACGAATTATTCGTTAAGATACAGAAACTGATTGCCGACAAGCTCGAGATCGATGAATCAAAGATCACTATCGATGCTTCATTCCGCCAGGATCTCGGCGCCGACAGCCTCGACACCTACGAGCTTGTCTACGCGATCGAAGAAGAAATGGGAATCAGCATTCCCGATGAAAAAGCGAACGAATTCGAAACAGTTCGCGACGCATACGATTTCATCAAATCCCAGTCTAAGTAA
- the rnc gene encoding ribonuclease III, with translation MFPFRDSLTGDRKQNLLAFQKQAGFRFKDAGLLDLAFHHRSSTNETTGIRENNERLEFLGDAVLGMVVAARLYECMADRQEGDLAKAKSVVVSEDTLSGIALSLRINEYLVLGKGEEMSGGRAKKAILADAVEAIIGALYLDSGIKAAEEFILKIMDPQIQLVLQNRHHKDYKTLLQEYLQKQYKTIPRYALVKKTGPDHDRTFWVTVDLRGSVYGPESGKNKKEAEQAAAKRAWDELGLC, from the coding sequence TTGTTTCCATTCCGAGACAGCCTGACTGGCGACCGGAAACAAAATCTTCTGGCTTTCCAGAAACAGGCCGGTTTCCGCTTCAAGGATGCCGGCCTGCTTGATTTGGCCTTCCATCATAGATCTTCAACTAATGAAACCACCGGCATTCGCGAAAATAATGAACGCCTTGAATTTCTCGGAGACGCCGTCCTCGGCATGGTCGTCGCCGCGCGCTTGTATGAGTGCATGGCGGACCGGCAGGAAGGGGATCTTGCGAAGGCGAAATCAGTCGTCGTATCCGAAGACACGTTGTCGGGAATTGCTCTTTCTCTTCGCATAAACGAGTATCTGGTACTCGGCAAGGGAGAAGAGATGTCGGGCGGACGCGCAAAGAAAGCGATTCTGGCCGATGCGGTGGAAGCCATCATCGGAGCATTGTATCTTGATTCAGGGATAAAGGCCGCCGAAGAGTTTATTCTGAAAATCATGGATCCCCAGATTCAGCTCGTGCTGCAGAATAGACATCATAAGGATTACAAAACCCTTCTTCAGGAATATCTTCAAAAACAATACAAAACCATACCCAGATATGCGTTGGTGAAGAAAACAGGCCCGGACCACGACAGGACTTTCTGGGTTACGGTCGACTTGCGCGGCTCGGTGTACGGTCCTGAAAGCGGAAAGAACAAAAAAGAAGCCGAGCAGGCGGCCGCAAAACGCGCCTGGGACGAACTTGGGCTCTGTTGA
- a CDS encoding CCA tRNA nucleotidyltransferase: MHKIQVPEILKKISVAFKSAGFSVYLVGGAVRDHFLGKEHDDLDIATDATPDQVARLFKRIIPTGIEHGTVTIIVGDRHIECTTFRTEEGYTDGRRPDKIEFAPTIEEDLSRRDFTMNAIAAALPEGIITDPFNGIQDIRHGIIRTVGDAKERFSEDGLRPMRAVRFAAQLGFSIERKTLDAIGPALQVTAQVAIERIRDEFIKIALAPKPSIGLRCMEETGLLRLIFPELQNCRGIEQKGLHEFDVLDHIYFACDSAPPAIELRLAALFHDIGKPAVRAIGPGGEWTFHNHETESARIAENILKRLKFPVKLTQQTTHLIRQHMFNYQSEWTDAAVRRFIVRVGEESIQDLFSLRRADTAAITGTPAHALKHTMLDEFDDRIQKIQKEKHAFALKDLSVNGGDLVSLGIGPGPVTGKILNELLETVLDDPELNEKQRLLEIARLIYQKKFNQEMPVG; encoded by the coding sequence ATGCATAAAATTCAAGTACCGGAAATCTTGAAAAAAATATCGGTCGCTTTTAAATCGGCCGGATTTTCCGTATATCTTGTCGGCGGCGCGGTACGGGATCACTTTCTCGGAAAAGAACATGACGACCTGGATATCGCAACCGACGCAACGCCTGATCAGGTCGCGCGGCTATTCAAACGCATAATACCCACCGGAATCGAACACGGAACCGTCACCATAATCGTTGGCGACCGACATATCGAGTGTACCACATTCAGGACCGAAGAGGGATATACGGACGGCAGAAGGCCGGACAAGATCGAATTCGCGCCGACAATCGAAGAAGACTTGTCAAGACGGGATTTTACCATGAACGCGATAGCCGCAGCCCTGCCAGAAGGCATCATTACCGATCCCTTTAACGGAATACAGGATATTCGGCACGGCATCATTCGAACCGTCGGCGACGCGAAAGAACGATTTTCCGAAGACGGTTTAAGACCTATGAGAGCAGTCCGTTTCGCAGCGCAGCTGGGATTCTCGATAGAACGGAAGACGCTCGACGCAATCGGCCCCGCCCTTCAGGTGACAGCCCAGGTAGCAATAGAAAGAATTCGGGACGAGTTTATTAAAATCGCTCTCGCTCCGAAACCGTCGATCGGTCTCAGATGCATGGAAGAAACAGGTCTATTGCGCCTGATATTTCCCGAACTGCAAAACTGCAGAGGAATCGAGCAAAAAGGGCTGCATGAATTCGACGTTCTCGATCATATATATTTCGCTTGCGATTCTGCACCGCCTGCGATCGAGCTTCGCCTTGCCGCTCTGTTCCACGATATAGGAAAGCCCGCCGTCAGAGCGATCGGACCCGGAGGAGAATGGACATTCCATAATCATGAAACAGAGTCGGCTCGAATCGCGGAAAACATACTGAAGCGATTGAAATTTCCCGTCAAATTGACGCAACAGACGACGCACCTGATCAGGCAGCATATGTTCAATTATCAAAGCGAATGGACCGACGCTGCGGTCAGACGATTTATTGTTCGAGTCGGAGAAGAATCGATTCAAGACTTGTTCAGTCTGCGGAGAGCCGATACCGCCGCCATTACCGGAACTCCTGCGCACGCGTTAAAACATACGATGCTTGATGAATTCGACGACCGCATACAAAAGATCCAGAAAGAGAAACACGCGTTTGCATTGAAGGATCTCTCTGTGAACGGAGGCGATCTCGTCTCGCTCGGAATCGGCCCCGGGCCGGTTACGGGTAAAATTCTGAATGAATTGCTGGAAACAGTGCTGGACGATCCCGAATTGAACGAAAAACAACGTCTGTTGGAAATAGCCCGGTTAATATATCAAAAGAAATTCAATCAAGAAATGCCTGTCGGCTGA
- a CDS encoding thiamine diphosphokinase, which yields MRALIFTGGGQPFFEKARPVIGFWDFVVAADSGLEYALDAGITPDLVVGDMDSLRNPDLLLALPRDRICLYPRDKDYSDTDLAFLACRERGVDDIVLIGGGGGRIDHFMALQSLFVHDYCPSLWITDENITAFINDGASLRVEGLAPEDAVSLFPVGKSPHRVRGDGLFWGIDGLSWDQGLYSLSNRSVSGEIRVASEAGRFLCVLPLRAELTLGKCSVQTCITHTGAHLRDP from the coding sequence GTGCGCGCATTGATTTTTACCGGGGGCGGACAGCCTTTTTTTGAGAAAGCGAGGCCGGTAATCGGGTTTTGGGATTTCGTTGTGGCGGCAGATTCCGGCCTTGAATACGCATTGGACGCAGGAATTACTCCGGACTTGGTGGTCGGGGACATGGACAGCTTGCGGAATCCTGATTTGTTGTTGGCTCTGCCCCGGGATCGAATATGTCTGTATCCGCGTGATAAAGATTATTCGGATACCGACCTTGCGTTCCTCGCTTGCAGGGAACGAGGCGTCGACGATATCGTGCTAATCGGCGGGGGCGGGGGGCGAATCGATCATTTCATGGCTTTGCAGTCTCTGTTCGTTCATGATTATTGCCCTTCGTTATGGATTACGGATGAAAATATCACGGCTTTCATTAACGACGGAGCCTCGCTCAGAGTCGAAGGACTGGCGCCGGAGGACGCGGTGTCCTTATTTCCGGTCGGAAAATCGCCGCATCGAGTCCGGGGGGACGGCTTATTCTGGGGAATCGACGGACTTTCCTGGGATCAAGGCTTGTATAGCCTGAGCAATCGGAGCGTGTCCGGCGAAATACGCGTAGCCAGCGAAGCGGGCCGCTTTTTATGCGTTCTCCCGCTCCGCGCCGAGTTGACGCTCGGCAAATGCTCCGTCCAAACCTGCATCACTCATACAGGGGCGCACCTTCGCGATCCTTGA
- a CDS encoding chorismate mutase, giving the protein MNTSDRLYAVRGAVCCENTVESIGSRVSELYSLLLAQNSVSECDIVSVQFTMTADLDALNPATALRKAGMASSVPLFAAAEPFIRGGMPRVVRILLTYYGSRAGSPVYLHGAEKLRPDLIGASAGV; this is encoded by the coding sequence ATGAATACTTCTGATCGTTTATACGCAGTACGCGGAGCGGTTTGCTGCGAAAACACCGTTGAATCTATAGGCTCCCGCGTTTCTGAACTGTACTCGCTGCTTTTAGCGCAGAATTCCGTATCAGAATGCGATATCGTTTCGGTTCAATTTACCATGACGGCTGATCTTGACGCCCTTAATCCCGCTACCGCTCTCAGGAAAGCAGGAATGGCTTCGTCGGTCCCTCTTTTCGCTGCTGCCGAACCTTTCATCCGAGGAGGGATGCCTCGCGTTGTACGGATACTGCTTACGTATTACGGTTCGCGCGCCGGATCCCCCGTGTACCTTCACGGAGCCGAGAAGCTTCGCCCCGACCTGATCGGCGCATCCGCTGGTGTCTGA